In Verrucomicrobiia bacterium, one genomic interval encodes:
- a CDS encoding prepilin-type N-terminal cleavage/methylation domain-containing protein — MKINPCGKGGFTLTEIMIVVGIVGLLAEIAIPHYLEARHSASARLCIGNLRQIDNAKQMWALEDLRAPTSVPTPGEVAQYMGRGASDAPLLSCPLDSTRTYENSYDTLDLTAPPECRMRPLAHTLPY; from the coding sequence ATGAAGATAAATCCCTGCGGAAAGGGTGGATTCACCCTGACCGAAATCATGATCGTTGTGGGGATCGTCGGATTGCTGGCAGAAATCGCGATTCCACATTATTTGGAAGCGCGACACTCAGCTTCCGCACGACTCTGCATTGGCAACCTGCGCCAGATCGACAACGCAAAACAAATGTGGGCGCTCGAAGACCTCCGCGCACCCACGTCGGTTCCAACGCCAGGCGAAGTAGCGCAATACATGGGTCGTGGTGCGTCCGACGCGCCGCTGCTCTCGTGTCCGCTTGATTCGACGAGGACCTACGAGAACAGCTACGACACGCTCGACCTGACGGCGCCGCCGGAATGCCGTATGCGACCGCTGGCCCACACGCTTCCGTATTAG
- a CDS encoding glycoside hydrolase family 43 protein, translating to MLAFISFGCRSTQPDQPKRLSGNPVFPGWYADPEGVVFGKRFWIYPTYSAPYGQQVFLDAFSSPDLIEWTRHSRILDTNAVRWARRAMWAPAIVKNSGKYFLFFAANDIQNNSELGGIGVAVADRPEGPFRDHLGKPLIDRFHNGAQPIDQYVFRDRDGQFYMYYGGWRHCNVARLNKDFTGFEPFSDGTLFKEVTPPGYVEGPFMFIRNGKYYFMWSEGGWTGPNYSVAYAIADSPLGPFKRIGKILQQDPSVATGAGHHSVIQLPGRDEYYIVYHRRPLGETDGNHRVVCIDRMTFNANGEIEPVKITFDGVESARP from the coding sequence ATCCTCGCATTCATCTCGTTTGGATGCCGTTCAACGCAGCCAGATCAGCCCAAACGTTTGTCTGGAAATCCAGTGTTCCCTGGTTGGTATGCCGATCCTGAGGGCGTGGTTTTTGGCAAACGCTTCTGGATCTATCCAACGTATTCGGCGCCCTACGGTCAACAGGTCTTCCTGGATGCGTTCTCTTCGCCGGATCTCATCGAGTGGACGCGCCATAGCCGGATTCTCGATACGAACGCAGTGCGCTGGGCGCGTCGTGCAATGTGGGCGCCTGCCATTGTAAAAAATTCAGGGAAATATTTCCTGTTCTTCGCTGCGAACGATATCCAGAACAACAGCGAACTGGGCGGCATTGGCGTGGCGGTGGCCGATCGACCTGAAGGTCCGTTTCGCGATCATCTCGGCAAGCCGCTGATTGATCGTTTTCACAATGGCGCTCAGCCAATCGACCAATACGTTTTCCGCGATCGCGATGGCCAGTTTTACATGTATTACGGCGGCTGGCGGCACTGCAACGTGGCTCGCTTGAACAAGGATTTCACCGGGTTTGAACCGTTTTCCGATGGAACGCTTTTCAAGGAGGTCACGCCGCCAGGATACGTTGAGGGACCGTTCATGTTCATTCGGAACGGAAAATATTACTTCATGTGGTCTGAAGGCGGGTGGACCGGTCCCAATTATTCCGTCGCGTATGCGATCGCCGATTCCCCGCTCGGCCCGTTCAAACGCATCGGCAAGATTCTGCAGCAGGATCCCAGCGTGGCAACCGGTGCGGGACATCACTCCGTGATTCAATTACCGGGCAGGGACGAGTATTACATCGTTTACCATCGCCGTCCGCTGGGCGAAACCGATGGCAATCACCGCGTCGTATGTATCGATCGCATGACCTTCAACGCGAACGGTGAAATCGAACCCGTAAAGATTACCTTCGACGGAGTCGAATCGGCACGCCCCTGA
- a CDS encoding MBL fold metallo-hydrolase: MLRSRRKFLKYATISAGLTLAGGFYWLNTSRRRAGRLFRQILADSKRRIIPAPVVPEPASWNDNAITLAWLGHATVLINFYGIRILTDPILGSSAGVSLGFTTIGTKRYIAPALPLSKLPSIDVILLSHAHMDHMDIFSLRRLRRAPLAITARRTSDVIEGTGLKKVVELGWGEQTRFKNERGELEVLAFEVKHWGERWPNDEPRGYNGYVLRCEGKSLIFGGDTAYTPLFADLKAKGPHDLAIMPIGAYDPWIWNHCTPEEAVRLADDAGAQYIVPVHHQTFRLSNEPMNEPIQRFTTALEAEKERIALRQIGDTFILPGA; encoded by the coding sequence GTGCTGCGGAGCCGTAGAAAATTCCTTAAATACGCCACCATTTCTGCCGGACTGACACTGGCCGGCGGTTTTTATTGGCTGAATACGTCGCGGCGGCGTGCAGGGCGGTTGTTTCGGCAGATCCTTGCGGATTCAAAGCGCAGGATTATTCCCGCCCCTGTCGTTCCCGAACCCGCCTCATGGAACGACAACGCAATCACACTCGCCTGGCTTGGACACGCGACAGTGCTGATCAATTTTTACGGGATCCGAATCCTCACCGATCCGATTCTTGGCTCGAGCGCAGGTGTGTCATTGGGGTTCACGACCATCGGCACCAAGCGCTACATCGCCCCAGCCCTCCCGCTGTCAAAGCTTCCCTCCATCGATGTCATCCTTCTATCGCACGCGCACATGGATCACATGGACATCTTCAGCCTTCGACGTTTGCGCCGGGCTCCGCTTGCGATTACGGCGAGGAGGACGTCGGATGTCATTGAAGGAACTGGATTGAAAAAGGTCGTGGAACTCGGTTGGGGGGAACAGACGCGCTTCAAGAACGAGCGGGGCGAATTGGAAGTCCTCGCCTTCGAAGTGAAGCATTGGGGCGAACGCTGGCCAAACGATGAACCTCGTGGTTACAACGGCTATGTGCTGCGGTGCGAAGGGAAGTCGCTGATCTTCGGCGGCGACACCGCATACACGCCGCTTTTCGCCGACTTGAAGGCCAAGGGTCCACATGATCTGGCGATCATGCCCATCGGCGCCTACGACCCGTGGATCTGGAATCATTGCACTCCGGAGGAAGCTGTGCGTCTCGCCGACGATGCAGGAGCGCAGTACATCGTGCCCGTCCATCACCAAACGTTTCGTCTCAGCAACGAACCCATGAACGAACCGATCCAACGATTCACGACGGCGCTTGAAGCCGAAAAGGAACGGATCGCCCTGCGTCAGATCGGAGACACATTCATCCTGCCTGGCGCGTGA
- a CDS encoding L-fucose isomerase, with the protein MKTRISNPVQKNKAPLNRLVGDLPKVGIRPTIDGRLMGVRESLEVTTMNMARNVARLVESSLRHSSGAAVECVIADSCIGGVVEAAQAAEKFRREGVGVSLTVTPCWCYGSETMDMDVTVPKAIWGFNGTERPGAVYLAAVSAAHTQKGLPAFTIYGREVQDIGTTEIPEDVRAKILSFVKAGLAVATMRGKSYLSVGGVSMGIAGSIVNHDLLEDVFGMRVESVDMTEVIRRIEENIYDPAEFNRALAWVKRNCREGKDYNQTQGPRKRKDWEWEFVVKTTMIVRDLMIGNPRLKRLGFGEEAQGHNAILGGFQGQRQWTDRYPNGDFLEAILNSSFDWNGIREPILVATENDALNGACMLLGHLLTDSAQIFADVRTYWSPDAVRRVTGAQLTGPAAGGLLHLINSGAAALDGCGALKRGGEAVMKPFWEITPQEAQACLKATTWPPAIYEYFRGGGFSSAYGTRAAMPTTMFRLNLVKGLGPALQICEGQFVDLPKEIYSILEERTNPTWPSHWFAPNVTGHGVFRDVYSVMNAWGANHGTISYGHIGAELITLASMLRIPVYMHNVAEERVFRPSAWTAFGTADLEGADFRACANFGPLYGKT; encoded by the coding sequence ATGAAAACCAGAATCAGCAACCCCGTTCAGAAAAACAAAGCGCCGCTGAATCGCCTCGTGGGTGACCTCCCCAAAGTCGGAATTCGCCCCACCATCGACGGCCGGCTCATGGGTGTGCGCGAATCCCTTGAAGTCACGACAATGAACATGGCGCGCAATGTCGCACGCCTCGTCGAGTCATCGCTCCGCCATTCGTCCGGAGCTGCCGTTGAATGTGTCATTGCAGACTCCTGCATCGGCGGCGTGGTGGAAGCTGCGCAGGCTGCCGAAAAGTTTCGCCGCGAAGGCGTGGGCGTCTCGCTTACTGTCACGCCTTGCTGGTGCTACGGATCAGAAACAATGGACATGGACGTCACAGTTCCAAAAGCCATCTGGGGCTTTAACGGAACGGAACGTCCCGGTGCTGTTTATCTTGCGGCTGTCAGCGCGGCGCACACGCAAAAGGGATTGCCCGCTTTCACGATTTACGGTCGCGAAGTCCAGGACATCGGAACGACTGAAATTCCAGAAGATGTGCGTGCAAAGATTCTCAGCTTCGTGAAGGCTGGCCTCGCCGTTGCCACGATGCGCGGCAAATCGTATCTGTCAGTCGGCGGCGTTTCGATGGGCATCGCAGGTTCGATTGTGAACCACGATCTGCTCGAAGACGTTTTCGGAATGCGTGTCGAAAGCGTCGACATGACCGAGGTCATCCGCCGCATCGAGGAGAATATTTACGATCCCGCTGAGTTCAACCGCGCGCTTGCCTGGGTGAAGCGGAATTGCCGCGAAGGCAAGGATTACAACCAGACACAAGGCCCGCGCAAACGAAAGGACTGGGAATGGGAGTTCGTTGTTAAAACCACGATGATCGTGCGCGATCTGATGATCGGCAATCCGCGCCTGAAGCGGCTGGGTTTCGGCGAAGAGGCACAGGGACACAACGCGATCCTGGGCGGCTTTCAGGGGCAGCGACAATGGACGGATCGCTACCCGAACGGTGATTTTCTCGAGGCCATCTTGAATTCCTCGTTCGACTGGAACGGCATTCGCGAGCCGATCCTGGTCGCCACAGAAAACGATGCGTTAAACGGCGCGTGCATGCTGCTCGGGCATTTGCTCACCGACAGCGCCCAGATTTTTGCGGATGTCCGCACTTACTGGAGTCCCGATGCCGTGCGGCGCGTCACAGGCGCGCAACTAACAGGGCCGGCTGCTGGCGGATTGTTGCACCTGATCAATTCCGGCGCGGCGGCTCTCGACGGTTGCGGCGCGTTGAAGCGCGGAGGTGAAGCTGTCATGAAGCCGTTCTGGGAAATCACTCCGCAGGAAGCCCAGGCCTGCCTCAAGGCGACGACCTGGCCTCCCGCCATCTATGAATATTTTCGCGGCGGCGGATTTTCCTCGGCGTATGGAACGCGGGCCGCAATGCCCACCACCATGTTTCGACTGAACCTGGTGAAAGGCCTCGGGCCTGCACTGCAGATCTGCGAAGGCCAGTTCGTGGATTTGCCCAAGGAGATCTATTCGATCCTGGAGGAACGAACCAACCCAACCTGGCCCTCGCACTGGTTCGCGCCGAATGTCACCGGACACGGAGTGTTCCGCGATGTGTATTCCGTCATGAATGCGTGGGGGGCCAATCACGGCACGATCAGCTACGGCCACATCGGAGCAGAGTTGATCACGCTCGCGTCAATGCTGCGCATCCCGGTCTACATGCACAATGTTGCGGAGGAACGCGTGTTTCGCCCGAGTGCCTGGACAGCGTTTGGCACCGCGGACTTGGAAGGCGCGGACTTCCGCGCGTGCGCAAACTTCGGTCCGCTGTACGGCAAGACATAA